A stretch of DNA from Prochlorococcus marinus str. SB:
TTCTTTTTGAGGGCCTTTTAAAAAACATAACGGGTGCTATTAAACAATCAAAATCACTTTTAAAAATATCCACATATGATTTCTTTAAGAAATTATTTAATAAAATATCATCAGAATTCAAGAATAATATAAACTCACCTTTTGCTTTATCTAAAGCTTTATTCATAGCATCATATATACCTTTATCTGTCTCTCTATAAATTTTGACTTTATTATTATCCTTGGTTAGTTCTTTTATTATTTGATTAGTGTCGTCTCTTGATTTGCCATCCTGAATAATATATTCTATTCCTTCTGCTATGTTTAAAATATCTAATACAGATTTTACTGCATCACTAATTGTTTTTTCAGAGTTTTTGCATATGGTAATTATGGTTAACTTAGGACGAGATTTGTATTTATTTGAATTAGACACTTTAAAAGAATTAATAAATTCTTTTGATATTATAGTTAACCCTTTACCTTAGATAAGGTTTATTTTTTCTTGAAACTTTAAAAGTAAATTATTAATAAGAATGAAATTAATTAATTTAACCTAAGTTCATTTGAATCATATTTATCAATAAAATCCTTAATTGTTTGCCTTATCCCCTCATCAAGCTTAATTTTTGGATACCAACCAAGGCTTTTAATTCTATCAATATTAAGTAATTTTCTTGGAGTACCATCGGGTTTAGAGTGATCCCATATAATTCGGCCAGTATAATTCAGCTCATTTTTTATTAAATAAGCTAAATCTTTTATTGATATTTCTTTACCAGTTCCAATATTTAGGAAAAATAGTTTCTCACCATTTTTATCTCTTGGACTATTAAGGGAATCTGGATCCCAATTATTTAAAGCGAAAACAACAGCTTCTCCCAAGTCATCTACATGAAGAAATTCTCTTAGAGGTGAGCCAGTTCCCCAACATATGACTTCTTTTTTTTTATTAATTCTTGCCTCATAAAACCTTCTTATAAATGCTGCTAAAACATGACTATTGGAATTATGATAATTGTCTCCTGGGCCATAAAGATTTGTAGGCATCAAGGAAATAGCATCAATATTATGTTCTAATCTTAGGGCTTCGCAAGATTTTATGCCTGCAATTTTTGCTAGCGCGTACCATTGATTTGATGGCTCGAGGAATCCACTTAATAAATATTCTTCCTTAATAGGTTGTTGAGCAAATTTGGGATATATGCAGCTACTACCTAAAAATAAAACTTTTTTAATTTTAAATTCTCTGCATGCCTCGAATAAATTTAATTGGATTTTTAAATTTTCTAGTAAGAAAGTAGCTGGAAAATTTGAATTCGCAATTATTCCTCCTACTTTTGCTGCCGCTATTATTAAAACAGTAGGTTTATGTAGTTTGAACCAAGCTTTAATAGCATTTAAATCGAATAGATCAAGTTCTTCTCTTGTAGGTGAAAGAATTTTACCTTTATTAGTTTTGCCATAATTATATTTATATAAAGCTCTACAAATGGCACTCCCCGCCATACCTCCGCTCCCAGCAACAAATATTCTTTCATTTATGTTTAATTCTTTTGTCATATTATTTACTTCAAGAAAGGGGGAAAT
This window harbors:
- a CDS encoding GDP-L-fucose synthase family protein, with translation MTKELNINERIFVAGSGGMAGSAICRALYKYNYGKTNKGKILSPTREELDLFDLNAIKAWFKLHKPTVLIIAAAKVGGIIANSNFPATFLLENLKIQLNLFEACREFKIKKVLFLGSSCIYPKFAQQPIKEEYLLSGFLEPSNQWYALAKIAGIKSCEALRLEHNIDAISLMPTNLYGPGDNYHNSNSHVLAAFIRRFYEARINKKKEVICWGTGSPLREFLHVDDLGEAVVFALNNWDPDSLNSPRDKNGEKLFFLNIGTGKEISIKDLAYLIKNELNYTGRIIWDHSKPDGTPRKLLNIDRIKSLGWYPKIKLDEGIRQTIKDFIDKYDSNELRLN
- a CDS encoding glycosyltransferase, with protein sequence MSNSNKYKSRPKLTIITICKNSEKTISDAVKSVLDILNIAEGIEYIIQDGKSRDDTNQIIKELTKDNNKVKIYRETDKGIYDAMNKALDKAKGEFILFLNSDDILLNNFLKKSYVDIFKSDFDCLIAPVMFFKRPSKRILRYWLVKEGNLNFISSLIYSPYPPHPGFICKRKILSKYKFNLKYNIASDYLQMNSILKDSSVKRKYLERPIVAMAMNGESNRIRSIIKSKKEINQINKKIKFSENIALRYIRNLIQHIIPLIKQKKLMDFY